TCGTCTGGACCGGGGGCGACTGCCACATCTACGACAACCACGTCGACCAGGTCACCGAGCAGCTCTCCCGCGAGCCCTACCCGTTCCCCACCCTGCAGCTGCGCAAGGCGGGCTCGCTCTTCGACTACACCTGGGACGACGTCGAGGTCGTCGGCTACCGGCACCACCCTGCCATCAAGGCCCCGGTGGCCGTCTAGTGCTCGGCATGATCTGGGCGCAGGCCCACGACCGGGTCATCGGTGCCGGTGGCACCATGCCCTGGCACCTGCCCGAGGACCTCGCGCACTTTCGTGCCGCCACGACCGGCTCCGCCGTCGTCATGGGGCGGGGCACCTGGGAGTCGCTGAACCCGCGCTACCGGCCACTGCCCGGGCGCCGCAACATCGTGCTCACCCGCCAGGTGGGGTTCGTGGCCGAGGGCGCAGAGGTGGTCGGCACGCTCGACGACGCCCTGCGCCTGACTAGCGACGCCTGGGTGATCGGCGGCGGGCAGGTCTTCGCCGAGGCCCTGTCCCGCGCCGACCGGCTGGTGGTCACCGACATCGACCTGGCGGTCGACGGCGACACACGCGCCCCGGCGGTCGACGACCGCGTCTGGGAGGTCGATGCCGCGGACCCCGACCGCGGCTGGCACACCGCCGCGAACGGCCTGCACTACCGGTTCACCACGTTCCACCGCCGCGCGTCGTAACGCCCCTCTCGGGTCGACCACCCGGGGTATCGCTGCGTCCGGTAGTTCCCTCAGGACATCCCTGAGAGAACTCCTACCGGCTCCTACCGGCGCCGAGGTGCTCCCTACGCGCCTGCGCCAGCCCCCCGGCACCGGCTGCGGCGCCGGCCTGGCCTTGCCTGGCCTGGCCCGATAGGGGCGCCCGATATGCTTGGTTTCGGACGTTTGCCTTCGAAATCTGGAGTGTCATGAGAACCGCACGTCGCACCGCGCTGCTCGGCGCCGGCATCCTGGTGGCCGTCGCCCTGGCCGCCTGCTCCTCGCCCGAGGACGGCGCCGCAGCGGCCGGGGCCACCGGGGACGCAGCCACCGTGGCGGCCGAGGCGGGTACCGACGCACCACCCGCGACGAGCGCCAGGGTCGCCGACATCGACCCGGCCGACGTCGTCGCCGAGCAGACCTACACGGTGCCGGGCAGCCAGGACACGGTCACCGTGGGCCTGCACTCGCTGGTGGTGGACGGTGAGGTGATGACGCTGCACCTGTTCTTCACGCCTGAGTTCTCCTCGGTATCCGACGACGCCGCGATCTCCGTCTTCGACATGGTCGGCTCCGGGTTCGGTCCCACGCTGGTGGACCGGCAGAACCTCAAGGAGTACACGATCCTCAGCGAGAACATCACCACCGACTGGGAGGCCGACCAGGTCTACACCGAGGCCACCAACGGCGAGCCGGTGCTGTGGTGGGCCGGGTTCGCCGCCCCGCAGGACGACATCGACACCATCGACGTCCGGGTGCTCGACGAGCTGCCCGAGTTTACCGACGTGCCGATCGTCCGATGAGCCCGTCACCCTTCGCCCACCCCTACAGGCTGCGGGCACGTGCCCGCGCGGGTGACGCGGGCGCGGGAGCTGCGCGCGCCGGCGTCGCGGGCGTGGGAGTTGCGCGCGCCGGCGTCGCGGGCGCCCTCGTCGTCACCCTGGTTGCGACGCTCGCACCGGCGGCGCACAGCTTCACGTCACCCGACGAGCTGCCGGAGCCCACGGCGGAGCTGCTCGCCCGGTCGGTCATCGCGTGGGACCCGACCGGCTCGGTGATCGCGTGGGACACCGCGGACACAGTGCGCAGCGTCGAGCAGGTGCAGACCGAGGGCGCACAGACCACGATCACCCTCGCCACGGACGTCCTGTTCACGCCGGACAGCGCCGAGCTGCCCACGACCGCCGCCGGCCGGGTCGGCGAGCTCGTCGGCCAGATCCCCGACGGCGCGGCGGTGCAGGTGCACGGGCACACCGACTCCGTCCAGGGCGCGGTGGACAACCACCGGCTGTCCACCGCCCGGGCCGAGGCCGTGGCCGCCGTCGTCCGGGCCGAGCGACCCGACCTCCTCCTCGACGTCGCCGGCTTCGCCGCCACCCGGCCGGCCGTGACGGAGAAGCCGGAGGATCCCTCGACCCGGGCGGCGAACCGCCGGGTGGAGATCGTCTACGCGGGCTGAGCGCCGCGACGGCCCGCCCACGAGCTCGTGGGCGGGCCGTCGTCGTCGGGCTGCGGCGCTCGCGCGCCGCGCAACCGGCAGGTGCTCGCGGGTCAGGCCGCGGCGCGGATCTCGATGAGGTTGTTCCAGGGGTCGTTCAGACGCAGCACGGCGCCGTCGTGACGAAGCTGGACCCCGTCGGCCGCCAGCCGGCCCGACACTGCGGCAACCTGCTCGGTGCTGGGCAGCACGATGTCGACCGTGCCCAGGCCCAGGGCGGGCACGCGCGGGCCGGCGCCCGCGCTGTTCCAGGTGTTCATCGCCATGTGGTGGTGGTAACCACCGGCGGAGACGAACAGCGCCTGGTTGCCGAGGCTGGTCGTCTCCTCAAAGCCCAGCGTGCGCACGTAGAAGTCCCGCGCGGTGGCCACGTCGCCGACCTGCAGGTGCACGTGACCGACGACGGCACCGGCCAGCCCGGAGGCGGGCGTGGTGGGGATGGTGGGGTCGGCCGTCGCGATGATCTCGCGGGCGGCGTCCGTGAGGTGCTCGGCGAGGAAACGGTTGGGGTCGAGCCACTTGGTGCCCATCTTGACCTGGCCGTTGGTCCACTCCCACGTCTCGCGGGGGCGGTCGACGTACAGCTCGACGCCGTTGCCCTCCGGGTCGGTGAAATAGAAGGCCTCGGAGACGTCGTGGTCGCCGGCGCCGGCGTAGGTGCCCGGCGCCCGGACCGCGACGGACGCGAGGACGGCGGCCAGGGCGGCCTGGTCCTCGAAGAGGATCGCGGTGTGGAACAGGCCCGCGCTGCGCGGTGAGCCGGGCGGGAGCGAGGGGTCGTGCCGCAGCACGAGCAGCGGCGTGCCATGACGACCCATCACCACCTCGTTGCCTTCGGCCCGCATCACCGTGAGCATGACGGCGTCGCGGTAGTACCGGGTCATGAGGTCGAGGTCGCCCACGAGGAGGGTGACGGCGCCCATGGAGGTGCTGGCCGGCAGCAGCTCCTCGACGGCGCGGGTGGGCGCGGGGGCGGCGTGCTGGACGGTCTCGGTCATGAGGACTCCTCGCGAGTGGGACGGATCATTACTTGATGCTTCAACATCTGCTGCGCCCACAGTATTCCTCGCCGCCGCCCTGGTCCACACCTGGCCGCGTGAGCCCGGTCATGTCCACGACGCCGGGCGGGCCGTACGGGCTCACGATGGCGC
This window of the Georgenia yuyongxinii genome carries:
- a CDS encoding dihydrofolate reductase, translating into MIWAQAHDRVIGAGGTMPWHLPEDLAHFRAATTGSAVVMGRGTWESLNPRYRPLPGRRNIVLTRQVGFVAEGAEVVGTLDDALRLTSDAWVIGGGQVFAEALSRADRLVVTDIDLAVDGDTRAPAVDDRVWEVDAADPDRGWHTAANGLHYRFTTFHRRAS
- a CDS encoding VOC family protein, whose amino-acid sequence is MTETVQHAAPAPTRAVEELLPASTSMGAVTLLVGDLDLMTRYYRDAVMLTVMRAEGNEVVMGRHGTPLLVLRHDPSLPPGSPRSAGLFHTAILFEDQAALAAVLASVAVRAPGTYAGAGDHDVSEAFYFTDPEGNGVELYVDRPRETWEWTNGQVKMGTKWLDPNRFLAEHLTDAAREIIATADPTIPTTPASGLAGAVVGHVHLQVGDVATARDFYVRTLGFEETTSLGNQALFVSAGGYHHHMAMNTWNSAGAGPRVPALGLGTVDIVLPSTEQVAAVSGRLAADGVQLRHDGAVLRLNDPWNNLIEIRAAA
- a CDS encoding OmpA family protein is translated as MSPSPFAHPYRLRARARAGDAGAGAARAGVAGVGVARAGVAGALVVTLVATLAPAAHSFTSPDELPEPTAELLARSVIAWDPTGSVIAWDTADTVRSVEQVQTEGAQTTITLATDVLFTPDSAELPTTAAGRVGELVGQIPDGAAVQVHGHTDSVQGAVDNHRLSTARAEAVAAVVRAERPDLLLDVAGFAATRPAVTEKPEDPSTRAANRRVEIVYAG